In the genome of Vicia villosa cultivar HV-30 ecotype Madison, WI linkage group LG7, Vvil1.0, whole genome shotgun sequence, one region contains:
- the LOC131618672 gene encoding uncharacterized protein LOC131618672, with translation MDTLSIDDSHLLTPYKKKGIHFDNTRVVPYNKKLLLKYHAHINMEWFNKSTSIKYLFKYIHKGHDRITALVVHNSAQNGCPNEPVDEIKQYLDCRYVSPCEASWRIFSYSIHGRQPAVERMFFHLIGEKSVYYPDHARMENVLEEASVTESMFTSWLVANQTYEGARQLTYGQFITKFVYHKRERAWKPQKKGYTIGRLIWVPPTTG, from the coding sequence ATGGATACCCTCTCTATAGACGACAGTCATCTACTCACACCATACAAAAAAAAGGGGATTCATTTTGACAATACGCGTGTTGTCCCCTACAACAAGAAATTACTACTCAAGTACCATGCTCACATTAACATGGAATGGTTTAATAAAAGTACGTCaatcaagtatcttttcaaataCATACACAAAGGACATGACCGAATTACCGCATTAGTTGTTCATAACTCGGCACAAAATGGTTGTCCTAATGAACCTGTAGATGAGATAAAGCAGTACCTTGACTGCAGGTACGTATCCCCCTGCGAGGCAAGTTGGAGAATCTTCTCTTACAGTATACATGGACGGCAGCCGGCAGTTGAGCGCATGTTTTTCCATCTAATTGGTGAGAAGTCCGTCTACTACCCAGATCATGCCCGTATGGAAAATGTCTTAGAGGAGGCGAGTGTCACGGAATCTATGTTTACTTCGTGGTTAGTTGCAAATCAGACCTATGAGGGTGCGAGACAATTGACTTATGGCCAATTTATCACGAAGTTTGTTTACCATAAAAGGGAAAGGGCGTGGAAGCCACAGAAAAAGGGTTACACCATTGGACGACTTATTTGGGTTCCACCCACAACCGGATAG